In a genomic window of bacterium:
- the feoB gene encoding ferrous iron transport protein B, producing MAAKGKLTVALAGNPNSGKSTIFNNLTGAHQHVGNYPGVTVEKKEGRVVYKDYEITFVDLPGTYSLSANSEDEIVARDFIIKEKPDMVVHIVDASNLERNLYLYTQLQELEVPIILAMNMSDIVEKRGSKINYVEISRLLGKPVIPAVGSKNKGMNELLNAVVDLREGKSKIEKIGVDYGEEVKLELEKLAAAFKKAPSLPNEYPVGWLGIKLLENDPWIIKLIAQLPGGPALLLEAERSRIHLKKHFSDDPEVIIADRRYGFISGVCTEAQTHSVEERHDLSDKIDKVVLNRFLGLPIFAAVMYAIFKFTFTFSEPVVGWFEKFFEKTGEIASGAIPEGLTQSFIVDGVIGGVGGVLGFFPLVLFMFFAIAFFEDSGYMARAAFVMDRIMHKFGLHGKSFLPMMISTNGCAVPGIMASRTLDNKKDRLITMMVTPFMICGAKLPIFALFIGAFFAAKDGANMMFLMYALSVIIAFVSAWILKKFVFKGETSHFVMELPPYRIPTIQGLLLKMWERGWLYIKKAGTIILLISMIIWAGFTFPEKEPKEGASEEAAASAQMEQSYAGRIGKFVEPAVKPLGMDWRGGVALMAGVAAKEVVVSTMGTIYSLGEVDPEETDSLKEALQKDPSWNPLKALVFLIFCLIYLPCFVAIAVFYRESGPSLKWTLFLIFWTTVMAWVASFIVYQGGRLLGFGG from the coding sequence ATGGCGGCAAAAGGAAAATTGACGGTGGCATTGGCAGGAAACCCCAACTCGGGAAAATCAACGATATTCAATAATTTAACCGGGGCGCATCAGCATGTAGGCAATTACCCGGGAGTTACGGTTGAAAAAAAGGAAGGGAGAGTCGTTTATAAAGATTATGAGATAACCTTTGTTGATCTGCCGGGGACATATAGCTTATCGGCGAATTCAGAAGACGAAATTGTGGCTCGTGATTTTATAATTAAAGAGAAGCCGGATATGGTCGTCCATATTGTTGACGCCTCAAACCTCGAAAGAAATCTTTACCTATATACACAGTTACAGGAGCTTGAGGTTCCCATAATTCTGGCAATGAATATGAGTGATATTGTAGAAAAGAGGGGTTCTAAAATTAATTATGTCGAGATTTCCCGTTTATTGGGCAAACCGGTTATCCCTGCGGTTGGCAGCAAGAATAAAGGCATGAATGAATTATTAAATGCTGTGGTAGATCTTCGCGAAGGGAAAAGCAAGATAGAAAAGATAGGCGTTGATTATGGCGAGGAAGTTAAATTAGAGCTTGAAAAGTTAGCGGCGGCATTTAAAAAAGCTCCTAGTTTACCTAATGAATATCCTGTTGGGTGGCTTGGTATTAAGCTTTTGGAGAATGACCCATGGATAATTAAGCTTATCGCGCAGTTGCCCGGGGGGCCGGCACTCCTATTAGAGGCTGAAAGAAGCAGGATTCACCTTAAAAAACATTTCTCGGATGATCCGGAAGTTATCATCGCGGACAGAAGGTACGGGTTTATCAGTGGCGTTTGCACCGAGGCGCAGACGCATAGCGTTGAGGAAAGGCATGACCTTTCGGATAAGATTGATAAGGTAGTTTTAAATAGGTTTTTAGGGTTGCCTATTTTTGCCGCCGTGATGTATGCTATTTTTAAATTCACATTTACCTTCTCCGAACCGGTTGTGGGCTGGTTTGAAAAGTTTTTTGAAAAAACGGGAGAAATTGCCTCCGGCGCTATCCCAGAGGGATTAACTCAGTCATTTATCGTTGATGGGGTGATTGGCGGGGTAGGCGGGGTCTTAGGTTTTTTCCCTTTGGTGCTCTTTATGTTCTTTGCGATCGCGTTCTTCGAAGATTCCGGTTATATGGCGCGAGCGGCGTTTGTTATGGACAGGATAATGCATAAATTCGGCTTGCATGGAAAATCGTTTCTGCCGATGATGATTTCAACCAACGGCTGCGCGGTGCCCGGAATTATGGCGTCCAGGACGTTGGACAATAAAAAGGACCGTTTGATCACCATGATGGTTACTCCTTTTATGATCTGCGGGGCCAAGCTTCCTATATTTGCTTTGTTTATCGGGGCATTTTTTGCCGCTAAAGATGGAGCAAATATGATGTTTTTGATGTATGCCTTGAGTGTCATAATTGCTTTTGTTTCGGCATGGATACTTAAGAAGTTTGTTTTTAAAGGCGAAACCTCGCATTTTGTAATGGAGCTTCCGCCTTATCGCATTCCCACTATTCAGGGTTTATTGTTAAAAATGTGGGAGAGGGGTTGGCTTTACATAAAAAAAGCAGGAACAATTATACTTTTAATTTCCATGATTATTTGGGCGGGTTTTACATTCCCGGAAAAGGAACCCAAAGAGGGGGCAAGCGAAGAAGCAGCTGCTTCAGCACAGATGGAGCAGAGCTATGCCGGCAGGATAGGCAAATTTGTCGAGCCCGCTGTTAAGCCTTTAGGCATGGATTGGCGTGGAGGGGTTGCGCTTATGGCAGGGGTAGCGGCAAAGGAAGTCGTGGTCAGTACTATGGGGACGATATACAGTTTAGGCGAGGTTGATCCTGAAGAAACCGATTCATTAAAGGAAGCTTTGCAAAAAGATCCGTCTTGGAATCCGCTAAAGGCGTTGGTTTTCCTGATTTTTTGCCTTATCTATCTGCCTTGTTTCGTGGCGATAGCGGTTTTCTACCGTGAATCAGGGCCTAGTTTAAAATGGACGCTATTCTTGATATTTTGGACTACGGTTATGGCCTGGGTTGCGTCGTTTATCGTATATCAGGGCGGCAGGTTATTGGGATTCGGGGGATAG
- a CDS encoding FeoA family protein, with product MKSLCDINSGCAAAIVFIQGGKGASHRLAELGLLPGERLTMLHNSGAGPVTVCVKGSKLSIGHGLAQKIIVREE from the coding sequence ATGAAAAGCTTGTGCGATATTAATTCGGGATGCGCGGCGGCTATTGTTTTCATTCAGGGAGGAAAAGGCGCGAGTCACAGGTTGGCGGAACTTGGACTTTTACCGGGTGAGAGATTAACGATGTTGCATAATAGCGGAGCCGGGCCGGTTACGGTTTGCGTGAAGGGTTCTAAATTATCTATCGGGCATGGATTAGCCCAAAAAATAATCGTTAGGGAGGAATAA
- a CDS encoding FeoA family protein, translating into MSQIKALSDLKAHSKGKVKQVSGQGQLKRKLLDMGIVPGSNLEVIRVAPFGDPVEVRIKGYNLSLRKEEAKQISIEVI; encoded by the coding sequence ATGAGTCAGATTAAAGCTTTAAGTGATTTGAAGGCACATAGCAAAGGAAAGGTTAAGCAGGTAAGCGGACAAGGCCAGCTTAAAAGAAAACTCTTAGATATGGGGATTGTACCGGGGAGTAATCTGGAGGTTATTAGGGTGGCTCCATTTGGAGATCCTGTGGAGGTGAGAATCAAAGGATATAATTTGTCTTTAAGAAAAGAAGAAGCAAAACAAATTAGTATTGAGGTTATATAA